In the genome of Calothrix sp. PCC 6303, the window TTCCTATTTACCGCTTTATTGCCTTTCCCGCAACCGTTCCAAACCATCGAGAATCAAATCCAATCCAAACTCAAAGTTATGCAAACCATCATATCGACCTTCGATGACGTGATGGGCAAGTCGATTCATGTAGGGATACTTCTCTGGAGGGATAAACGAGATAAAGTTTTTTGCTTGTTGTGCATACTCCCCAGGCTCGAAGGGAAAGTTTAACTCCTGGAGCGTAAACCCATAAATGTGGTTGTCGATCGCATTCCAGGCATGATCGGCAGTCTCGAAGGAAAAACCGGCTTCACGCAAACATCCCAAAGTCGCATCAACATAGCGCAACATTGCTGACCCCACATTCACCCGCGACATTATCGCCATTGCAGCCCAAGGATGACGCAACAATACTGTGTGTGCCGAAATAGCCCGTTGCCGCATAGCTGCCTTCCAATCAATTTTTGGGTCAGGTAACTCAATTTCCGCAACCACCATATCAACAATCCCATCCAAGATATCGTCCTTATTGGCAACGTGATTGTACAGCGACATTGCTTTGACACTGAGTTCCTGGGCAATTTTCCGCATCGACAGCGCTTCAATCCCATCCCCATCTGCCATCCGCAGCGCAACTTGCAACACCCGTTCCCGACTCAAAGGCAATGGGGGCAGCGATTTTGAGTTACTCGTTTTTTCCATTTCATCCCGGTTATATGAATTTTTTCTAGCCTGAAGTCAATCTTAAATTATTTATCTTGACAAACTTACGCCGTAAGCTAAACTTACAGTGTAAGCCAAAAGTATATTAAGCGCAAAATTTGGGTGCAACTGATTTTTGAGTCAGATGCTCCTTTAGTCGAGAAAACACCCAAGCAATAACCCTGAAAGCCAATGAAAAATCCCGATCTAACAGTCCAAAAAATGAAGGCGATCGCCCAGTATGAATATGGTTCTACCAATGTGTTGAAAATGGAGGAAGTCGATAGACCAGTTGTATCAGATAACACTGTGCTGATTAAGGTTCGTGGTGCTGCCGTCCATGCTGGTGACTGGCATTTGATGCGGGGCAAGCCGTTTTTTATACGCTTTATTTACGGGGGGTTACGCAAGCCTCAAACTAAAATCCTGGGTTGCGATGTCGCCGGGGAAGTGGAAGCCGTGGGGAAAAATGTGACCCAGTTTCAACCAGGCGATCCCGTGTTTGGCGATTTATCGGAATCGGGCTTTGGTGCGTTTGCCGAATATGTATGCGCGTCCGAAACTGCGATCGCGCTCAAGCCCAATAATTTGAGTTTTGAAGAGGCTGCAACCGTTCCCGTTTCTGCCCTGACTGCCCTCCAAGGACTGCGGGATGTGGGACAAATTCAGTCAGGATACAAGGTACTGATAAATGGCGCTTCCGGTGGTGTGGGTTCTTTTGCAGTCCAGATTGCCAAGGCTTTTGGGGCTGAGGTGACTGGTGTATGCAGTGCTGGCAAAGTCGAAATGGTGAAATCGATTGGTGCGGATTATGTTTGCAATTCAACTCAAGCCAAGTCTAAATTAAAACAGCACTACTATGATTTGATACTCGATAATGCTGCCTACAATTCGCCTTTTGATTATTTCCCATTCTTGAAAACCTCAGGTACTCTCGTTGTAGTTGGTGGTTCGATAATACGATTATTTCAAGCCATGTTTCTCGATTTCGTTACTTCTAAAGTTGGTGGTCGAAAAATCAAATTTCTGGCTTGCAAACCCAACCAAAGCGATTTAATCGTGTTAAAAGATGCAATCGAAGCTGGTAAAATTCGTCCTTATGTCGATCGAGTCTATCCCTTGAGGGAAGTTCCTGCGGCAATTCACCAGTTAGAACAGCGACAAGTGCTGGGAAAAGTGGCAATTGGTTTTGATGTGTAATCCTGCAATTGGTGTGCCTTACTTTCCCTTTAAAAAAGCACAGTAAAACTTGACTATCTCCGATAGGCAAATGAGTGCCGTTCGGCGATCAATATCTAGTTAGCAGTTTTTCGGATGCAATTTTCAATTAATCAACCAATCAATCAATCCACATACCCAAATACCATTATCAAGAAGAGAAAACTGAACGCTAAAAAAATGATTATTCCCAATCCCGCGATCGCAGCCAATAACTCTGGAGTTATACGCTTAGTTTGATCATTTTGATCTGGAAAAAATCTCCGCGAGTAAAAAAATACAGAATTCACCACATTAAACACACTCCATACTGATAGAAGTCCCCACAAAAGTGCTAATAAAGATACATTTACGGCTGGATCGTCAAAGATTCGCGCAGTCGGGAAAGGTTTGATTGAATACTTGAATGCGGCAATTTCGATTGGTGTTAATTCTAAACTTTCAATTTCAATATATTCCAGTGCCGATGCGTGTGACCATCGACAGGTAGGTGTTTGTTTGCCTAATCTGGCTCTACACTTCAAATATGAAGGTTCAACTTCTTCGATCACCAAATTTTGACGAATGATGGGAATTTCGCAGTGTAAATTTTGACTGAAGCGGCAATAAATTAAATGGGATGGAACAGTAATTGATTGATTATCTTTCGTGATAATAGATAATTCAAAGTATGGACTTGGTAAGTGATCGCGAATCATCAAGAATGCGAGTAAACACACGAAGACAAAATTCAAAAGCAAGGATTTTTTGCGTTGCATGAGTTTATTTATTCACCTGTTTGTTATTAAATCTCATAGCGACTAGATTTTAAATCAACTTTATTCAACTATTTTCCGGACTTTGATCTGGATAAATTGGGTTTGGGCTTGTAGAGGTTATATATTTCTAAGGAATTTATAAGTATGCAAGTTTTGGAAGAGGTAAACTACCTACACCGATTTGGAGTACCAAATGCGGAGTAGGCTTTGTCCCAGATTTGATGAAAAAATCGAGAGGAATTTGCACACCCCTGAAATTCCGGGAAATTCCGGGAAATATAGATGGGTAAGCGGTTGAATTGCGATCGCCACTACTATCCTTTACTGACAATTAATTCCTATTTAACTTATTCAATATCGAATTAAACATGAATTTACGTAAATTTACTAGTCTGACTCGCTCTTCCAAAAATCTGACCCTTGGACTTAGCTTAATGATGCTGATTATCACCGCAGCTTGTCAGGTTCATGGACTTTCCCAACAGCAAAAAAATCATACTCGAACTTCCCAAGCAATGACAACTAATTCCCAACAAATAAAGCCAGTAACAATTGAGTATAACGATAAAAATGGAAACCCAAAAACAAATTTTGCAATCAGTCGGGATTATCAAACCCTTGCGTTGGCAAGTCCGGATAATAGGATTCAAA includes:
- a CDS encoding TetR/AcrR family transcriptional regulator — encoded protein: MEKTSNSKSLPPLPLSRERVLQVALRMADGDGIEALSMRKIAQELSVKAMSLYNHVANKDDILDGIVDMVVAEIELPDPKIDWKAAMRQRAISAHTVLLRHPWAAMAIMSRVNVGSAMLRYVDATLGCLREAGFSFETADHAWNAIDNHIYGFTLQELNFPFEPGEYAQQAKNFISFIPPEKYPYMNRLAHHVIEGRYDGLHNFEFGLDLILDGLERLRERQ
- a CDS encoding NAD(P)-dependent alcohol dehydrogenase — its product is MKNPDLTVQKMKAIAQYEYGSTNVLKMEEVDRPVVSDNTVLIKVRGAAVHAGDWHLMRGKPFFIRFIYGGLRKPQTKILGCDVAGEVEAVGKNVTQFQPGDPVFGDLSESGFGAFAEYVCASETAIALKPNNLSFEEAATVPVSALTALQGLRDVGQIQSGYKVLINGASGGVGSFAVQIAKAFGAEVTGVCSAGKVEMVKSIGADYVCNSTQAKSKLKQHYYDLILDNAAYNSPFDYFPFLKTSGTLVVVGGSIIRLFQAMFLDFVTSKVGGRKIKFLACKPNQSDLIVLKDAIEAGKIRPYVDRVYPLREVPAAIHQLEQRQVLGKVAIGFDV